One genomic region from Muriicola soli encodes:
- a CDS encoding TolC family protein, producing the protein MKRSYLTFLLLISIIGALQLSAQEPALSKQEAVNLALENNFGIQVARNQVEIADNNQSILNSGFLPVLSASAGASYNRDDSTIEFPGQFLENGDPRPDVIIDQAEAQRYDSGLTLDYTLFDGLGRFYNYKSLKEQYQLSELQARETIENTILQLLSVYFEVARLTENVYVFKQALEISKDRITRAEYAFEYGQNTKLDILNAQVDVTNDSINLLNAKQQLANTKRDLNVVLNQSLNEVFEVDTVVTFIPSLKLDEYVSQAKQNNVAILQTEKNLMINDYDIKVSRSGYLPNIGLTGSYGWNLNQSAASAFFPGVNNTTYNLNLGARLTWNLFDGGGTAVRVKNAKIAFKNQELLKKQVELEVDRDILNALDFYENRLNIYAIQEQNVITNENNFDRSREQFQLGRITSIEFRQAQINLLNALTNKNLAKYDAKLAELQLLQLTGQLLNVEL; encoded by the coding sequence ATGAAAAGAAGTTACCTCACCTTCCTGCTCCTGATATCGATTATTGGAGCATTACAACTAAGTGCTCAGGAACCTGCCCTTTCCAAACAGGAAGCGGTTAATCTGGCACTTGAGAATAACTTTGGGATTCAGGTGGCCAGAAACCAAGTAGAGATTGCTGACAATAACCAAAGTATCCTGAATTCAGGTTTTCTTCCCGTTCTTTCAGCAAGTGCTGGGGCATCCTACAATAGGGATGACTCCACCATTGAATTCCCGGGCCAATTTCTCGAAAACGGAGACCCGAGACCAGATGTGATCATCGACCAGGCTGAGGCACAGCGATATGATTCGGGCCTTACCTTAGATTATACCCTATTTGACGGCCTTGGGCGATTCTATAATTACAAAAGCCTGAAGGAACAGTATCAGCTATCAGAGCTACAGGCCAGGGAAACAATTGAAAATACTATACTCCAGCTGTTGAGCGTGTACTTTGAAGTGGCTCGTTTAACGGAGAATGTCTATGTCTTTAAACAGGCTTTGGAGATTTCCAAGGACAGGATTACAAGAGCAGAGTACGCTTTTGAATACGGGCAAAATACAAAGTTAGATATTTTAAACGCCCAGGTTGATGTTACTAATGACAGTATCAATCTACTTAATGCAAAACAACAACTAGCTAACACCAAAAGAGACCTCAACGTAGTCCTCAACCAGAGTTTAAATGAAGTTTTTGAAGTAGATACGGTGGTGACCTTTATCCCGAGTCTGAAACTGGATGAATATGTTTCACAGGCAAAACAGAATAACGTTGCCATCCTACAAACTGAGAAAAACTTGATGATCAATGATTATGACATCAAGGTGAGTAGAAGTGGATATTTACCAAATATTGGCCTTACAGGGTCTTACGGATGGAATCTCAATCAAAGTGCCGCCTCGGCCTTCTTCCCAGGCGTTAATAATACTACCTATAATCTTAATTTAGGGGCTCGGTTAACCTGGAATCTCTTTGACGGCGGTGGAACAGCGGTTCGGGTAAAGAATGCTAAAATCGCTTTTAAGAATCAGGAATTACTTAAAAAACAAGTAGAGCTCGAGGTAGACAGGGATATCCTCAATGCTTTGGATTTTTATGAGAACAGACTAAATATCTACGCCATACAGGAGCAAAACGTGATCACTAATGAGAATAACTTTGATCGATCCAGGGAACAGTTTCAATTGGGTCGGATCACTTCCATAGAATTCCGACAGGCACAGATCAACCTCCTGAATGCCCTTACGAACAAGAATCTTGCAAAATACGATGCTAAGCTTGCAGAATTGCAACTCCTTCAGCTAACGGGTCAACTTTTAAACGTAGAACTTTAA
- a CDS encoding DUF4212 domain-containing protein, which yields MENPQQKAKAYWKENLKYLLILLSVWFVVSFGAGILFKDFLNTFKIGGFGLGFWFAQQGAIYVFVLLIFVYVILMNKLDKKYGYNDK from the coding sequence ATGGAAAACCCTCAGCAGAAGGCAAAAGCATACTGGAAAGAGAACCTGAAATATCTATTGATATTACTCTCTGTTTGGTTTGTTGTGTCTTTTGGAGCGGGAATTCTCTTCAAGGACTTCCTCAATACATTTAAAATAGGCGGTTTTGGCCTTGGTTTCTGGTTTGCACAGCAAGGCGCAATCTATGTCTTCGTGCTCCTCATTTTTGTATATGTTATCCTTATGAATAAGCTCGATAAGAAATACGGATATAATGACAAATGA
- a CDS encoding CPXCG motif-containing cysteine-rich protein, translated as MLEHFFQCPYCWEEISMLLDTSVTSQTYVEDCEVCCNPIEISLRCTADEIQEFQAIPLGQ; from the coding sequence ATGCTTGAGCACTTCTTTCAATGTCCATACTGCTGGGAGGAGATTTCTATGTTGCTCGATACTTCTGTAACCTCCCAGACTTATGTTGAGGACTGTGAAGTCTGCTGCAACCCTATTGAAATAAGCCTTAGATGTACGGCAGACGAAATACAGGAATTTCAAGCGATTCCCCTGGGCCAGTAG
- a CDS encoding DUF983 domain-containing protein, which translates to MFKKGSKLYSILTGSCPKCHMESMYKVQNPYLIGSIFEMNERCSHCKTKYKIEPSFFYGAMYVSYAVGIAFATAAFVIAFLIFEASLLHTFISIVITLIVFLPVIIRLSRNIWINIFMNYDPKAVVES; encoded by the coding sequence ATGTTTAAAAAAGGAAGCAAACTCTACAGCATTTTAACAGGAAGTTGCCCAAAGTGCCATATGGAAAGTATGTACAAGGTGCAGAATCCATACCTCATAGGATCTATTTTTGAAATGAACGAGCGATGTTCACATTGCAAGACAAAGTACAAAATAGAACCTTCCTTTTTTTACGGCGCCATGTATGTGAGTTATGCCGTTGGTATTGCTTTTGCGACGGCGGCTTTTGTGATTGCCTTTCTTATATTCGAAGCCAGCCTGCTCCATACTTTTATCAGCATCGTAATTACACTTATTGTATTTCTCCCGGTCATCATCCGTCTCTCCAGGAATATCTGGATCAATATATTTATGAATTACGATCCCAAGGCAGTAGTTGAGTCTTAG
- the gldN gene encoding gliding motility protein GldN, producing the protein MNWKNVILVGAVSLLPISIMAQANILNAKKPQDIGKKTANQLAMDDDVPLDYGYVDDRDILWSKTIWEVIDLDERVNFPLYYPTDTIDIGADRRSLYDVFLKNIKNGKLTDVYVDSYFTEKRKFEDLKATLTRIDTTDLGYEQINAGEQLSPEYVNRRDITAADIEEYRIKGIWYFDKRQGELKYRLLGIAPVAPDVNFVDDESMNAADNKVELFWVWFPSARKILHESKVFNQRNSAQPISYDMLLNARRFNATIYREDNVHGDREINDYIADNALFQLLESNRIKEAIRDREQDMWAY; encoded by the coding sequence ATGAATTGGAAGAATGTAATACTAGTTGGTGCCGTTTCTCTGCTCCCGATTTCAATCATGGCCCAGGCAAATATTTTAAATGCCAAAAAGCCACAGGATATCGGTAAGAAGACAGCAAACCAGTTGGCGATGGATGATGATGTTCCTCTGGATTATGGTTATGTAGACGACAGGGATATTCTCTGGTCTAAGACCATATGGGAGGTGATCGATCTTGATGAGCGGGTAAATTTCCCACTCTACTATCCTACCGATACTATTGATATCGGAGCCGACAGGCGATCGCTTTACGATGTTTTTTTAAAGAACATCAAGAACGGCAAATTGACAGATGTTTATGTGGATTCTTACTTTACCGAAAAAAGGAAGTTTGAGGATCTTAAAGCAACGCTGACAAGGATAGATACCACGGATCTCGGATATGAGCAAATCAACGCCGGTGAACAACTCTCCCCTGAATATGTAAACAGGAGAGATATAACTGCCGCTGACATTGAAGAGTATCGAATTAAAGGGATCTGGTATTTTGACAAGCGCCAGGGAGAATTGAAGTATCGACTCCTGGGGATTGCCCCGGTAGCTCCCGATGTTAACTTCGTGGATGACGAATCTATGAATGCTGCCGACAATAAGGTAGAACTGTTCTGGGTTTGGTTTCCAAGTGCCAGGAAGATCCTTCACGAGTCAAAGGTGTTTAACCAACGGAATTCAGCCCAACCTATCTCCTATGATATGTTGCTGAATGCAAGAAGGTTTAATGCTACGATCTACAGGGAAGACAATGTCCATGGAGATCGCGAAATAAATGACTACATCGCGGATAACGCCTTGTTCCAACTACTGGAATCTAATCGCATAAAAGAAGCGATCAGAGACAGGGAACAGGATATGTGGGCCTATTAG
- a CDS encoding leucine-rich repeat domain-containing protein yields MKKTLFLSLFMLSFSFLATAKVSKGEFKALQDLYESTNGQEWVKTWDLSSPVETWYGVKVADGHVVEINLFRNNLKGTLPVSLSKLSHLKVLNLAFNGLTGELPETIAQMEKLEVLKIEMNRFKGELPESLGDLTNLKELTAFNNFFSGSIPESMGQLSRLRILNLSSNNLKGAIPEALGKLTNLESLGLFENTLEGSIPRQFGQLVELKELILANNQLDGEIPREFSQLARLEILQIQNNKFNSLKNLEGMNTKQFLVFDYDKKDAKLNFKEIDFKKTRVVDTKFNDQDIDPDHK; encoded by the coding sequence ATGAAAAAAACACTATTCCTTTCCCTGTTCATGTTGAGCTTTAGCTTCCTGGCGACCGCAAAGGTTTCAAAAGGAGAATTTAAAGCCCTTCAGGATCTTTACGAAAGTACTAACGGACAAGAATGGGTGAAAACCTGGGATTTATCCTCCCCGGTTGAAACCTGGTATGGGGTAAAGGTAGCAGATGGTCATGTAGTGGAAATCAACTTGTTCAGGAATAATCTCAAGGGTACTCTGCCGGTATCACTGTCTAAGTTATCTCATCTCAAAGTGCTCAATCTAGCTTTTAATGGGCTTACAGGTGAATTACCTGAGACAATAGCTCAAATGGAGAAGCTCGAGGTACTTAAAATAGAGATGAACAGGTTTAAAGGTGAGTTGCCCGAATCTCTTGGCGATTTAACCAACCTGAAAGAATTAACAGCATTTAATAACTTCTTTTCAGGAAGTATCCCTGAAAGTATGGGGCAGTTAAGCCGATTGAGGATACTTAATCTTTCTAGTAATAACCTTAAAGGAGCAATTCCCGAAGCATTGGGGAAATTGACCAATTTGGAAAGCCTTGGACTTTTTGAGAACACGCTCGAAGGATCTATTCCCAGACAATTCGGACAATTGGTAGAACTCAAAGAACTCATCCTTGCTAATAATCAATTGGACGGGGAGATTCCTAGAGAATTCAGTCAGTTAGCCAGGCTGGAAATCCTGCAGATACAAAACAATAAATTCAATTCCCTCAAGAATCTGGAAGGGATGAATACAAAACAATTCCTGGTCTTTGATTACGACAAAAAAGATGCTAAGTTGAACTTTAAGGAGATCGACTTTAAGAAAACCCGTGTGGTAGATACGAAATTTAACGATCAGGATATTGATCCTGATCATAAATAG
- a CDS encoding efflux RND transporter periplasmic adaptor subunit yields MRKTILYSLGVVILALAIYVAYLLVSAEEVKRPSAPKEIKTVFVDTVVNSTIPIVIPANGNLAAKERVELYSEVQGIFRYSAYPFKPGQAFRTGEILMRIDADEYAASVQSAKSNLYNLITAAMPDLRLDYPEVYPKWQAYLSGFDLENRTPELPEITTEKERYFISGRNIVTTYYNVKNLERRLSKYILRAPFNGVLTEALVTEGSLIRPGQKLGEFINPKIYELQVAVNKSYSDFLKVGEEVDLKNLEGTQDFVGKVARINASVNQESQTVSVFIDVEDPRVKEGMYLEARIEGRSEENAFEISRKLLNDQKEIFIVRDSILDVLTVRPVYFSDKTAVLNDIEDGTVILSRPVPGAYAGMVVKTYRDTTNMASATNFNQLP; encoded by the coding sequence ATGAGAAAAACGATCCTCTACTCCCTCGGAGTAGTTATTTTGGCCCTGGCCATTTACGTGGCTTATCTGCTTGTATCTGCAGAAGAGGTTAAAAGGCCCTCAGCGCCCAAAGAAATTAAAACGGTGTTCGTAGATACTGTTGTCAATAGTACAATTCCCATAGTTATTCCTGCTAACGGAAACCTCGCTGCGAAAGAAAGAGTTGAACTTTATTCTGAAGTGCAGGGAATCTTCAGATATAGCGCTTATCCGTTTAAACCTGGCCAGGCTTTCAGAACCGGAGAAATTCTGATGCGAATTGATGCCGATGAATACGCGGCCTCGGTGCAGAGTGCGAAAAGTAATCTCTACAATCTCATTACAGCAGCTATGCCCGATCTGCGTTTAGACTATCCTGAGGTGTACCCGAAGTGGCAGGCTTACCTTTCGGGATTCGACCTTGAAAACAGAACGCCGGAACTCCCTGAGATCACCACAGAAAAAGAGCGGTATTTTATCAGCGGAAGGAACATAGTGACTACCTATTACAACGTTAAAAACCTCGAAAGAAGGTTGTCGAAATATATTTTAAGGGCCCCGTTTAACGGAGTTCTCACAGAAGCATTGGTAACCGAAGGTAGTCTTATACGCCCGGGCCAGAAACTGGGTGAGTTCATCAACCCAAAGATTTATGAACTGCAGGTAGCTGTAAATAAGTCTTACAGCGACTTTCTCAAGGTTGGGGAAGAAGTAGACCTGAAAAACCTGGAAGGGACTCAGGATTTTGTGGGGAAGGTGGCGAGGATCAATGCCTCAGTTAATCAGGAGTCTCAGACCGTTTCTGTTTTTATTGATGTGGAAGATCCCCGTGTTAAGGAAGGCATGTATCTGGAAGCGAGGATAGAAGGTCGAAGTGAAGAAAATGCATTCGAAATTTCCAGGAAGTTATTAAATGACCAGAAGGAAATCTTTATCGTCCGGGATAGTATTTTGGACGTACTGACTGTTAGGCCGGTTTATTTTTCCGATAAGACTGCAGTTCTGAACGATATTGAGGATGGTACTGTAATATTATCCAGGCCCGTACCCGGTGCTTACGCCGGTATGGTTGTGAAAACGTACAGGGACACCACTAATATGGCTTCTGCTACCAATTTCAATCAACTTCCATAA
- a CDS encoding NAD(P)/FAD-dependent oxidoreductase, which yields MVDYLVVGLGLAGISFCETLEQGGKSFIVVSDKSQKASTVAGGLYNPVTLKRFTLSWKAHEQLALLPQFYAGLEEKLGVQLDHPLRVLRRFTSIAEQNQWFEASDKPGLEPLMSTSLIPNTNAAIEAQHSYGEVLRTGRVDTKLLQRSYRNYLLDRNLLREESFEFNSLAFREDHLLYKNIKAKHLVFALGFGLKQNPYFNCLPLIGSKGEYLMIKAPDLKETHIIKSPVFLIPQGNHIYRVGATYKREDKTNKPTTEAREELEVKLKSFLKCDYEVVDQLAGIRPTTGDRRPLVGQHPHFPSLYILNGFGSRGVMIAPYASKALYNYIENQAELPAEMDIKRFKKRFGRG from the coding sequence ATGGTAGATTACCTGGTAGTTGGCCTTGGTTTGGCTGGAATCTCATTTTGCGAAACCCTGGAGCAAGGGGGGAAATCGTTTATTGTTGTCAGTGATAAATCCCAAAAAGCCTCAACGGTGGCAGGCGGGTTGTACAACCCGGTTACACTTAAGAGATTTACCTTGTCCTGGAAGGCCCACGAACAACTTGCACTCCTGCCCCAATTTTATGCCGGTCTTGAAGAAAAATTGGGTGTTCAATTAGATCATCCACTCCGGGTACTGCGAAGGTTTACGAGCATTGCAGAACAAAACCAATGGTTTGAAGCTTCTGATAAACCGGGTCTTGAACCACTGATGTCTACTTCGCTGATCCCCAATACCAATGCTGCTATTGAAGCGCAGCACAGCTATGGAGAAGTTTTGAGAACGGGAAGGGTCGACACAAAACTCTTACAAAGAAGCTACAGAAACTATCTTCTCGATCGTAACTTGCTCCGGGAAGAATCGTTTGAATTTAATTCTTTAGCGTTCAGGGAAGATCATCTTCTTTACAAAAATATAAAAGCAAAGCACCTCGTCTTTGCCCTGGGCTTTGGCCTGAAGCAAAATCCCTACTTTAATTGCCTTCCCTTAATTGGTTCCAAAGGAGAGTACCTGATGATCAAGGCTCCCGATCTCAAGGAAACCCATATTATTAAGTCTCCCGTATTTCTCATTCCTCAGGGAAATCACATTTATCGCGTTGGAGCCACTTACAAAAGAGAGGACAAGACAAACAAACCCACAACGGAAGCAAGAGAAGAACTTGAAGTCAAATTAAAGTCATTTTTAAAATGTGATTACGAAGTAGTGGACCAACTCGCCGGAATCAGGCCGACGACGGGAGACAGAAGGCCGCTGGTTGGGCAACATCCTCATTTTCCATCACTGTATATTCTCAATGGCTTTGGTTCCCGCGGGGTTATGATCGCTCCTTATGCTTCAAAAGCCTTGTACAACTATATCGAGAATCAAGCAGAGCTCCCTGCCGAAATGGATATTAAAAGATTCAAAAAACGCTTTGGGAGAGGCTAA
- a CDS encoding efflux RND transporter permease subunit produces the protein MRKIIGYFIRFDVAVNVFILAFVVFGIVGALRMRSSFFPLIDSQTITISVNYPGAAPLEIEEGVVLKIEDNLKGLVGIERVTSTSRENGGSITVEIDSDEDIDVILTEVKNAVDRVPNFPGGMEPLVVAKQESIRPTISFAVNGKGISLANLKQITRKIEYDLRAMDGISQIEISGYPEEEIEIAVRESDLLAYNLSFQEVAQAVGRSNILSTGGEIKTEQEDYLIRAKNRSYYGDELNNLVVRSDASGNIIRLSDVAEVRDRFSETPNVSYFNGNLSVNVQVSNTNSEDLIPTAEKINAYIENYNATHNNVKLDVVSDASISLKQRTALLIENGAIGILLVLIFLSFFLNTRLAFWVAFGLPISFLGMFIFAGMFSVTINILSLFGMIIVIGILVDDGIVISENIYQHYEKGKSPVQAAIDGTMEVIPPILSAIITTILAFSTFLFLDSRIGEFFGEVSTVVILTLIVSLFEALIILPAHIAHSKALVRQSPEELANQKGIDRFLTKLRTFNKVGDRVMSYLRDKLYSPALHFVLNHRFISFSIFTSLLVITVASIMSGIVRVTIFPSVASDRVSIDLLMPEGTNPEITDDIISRVEAAAWRVNDDFTARQTGNLQVVENIIKRVGPGNNKASLSVNLLPGEERDFPSPEITNAIREEVGEVYGVERLTFGSGGNFGGSPVSIALLGNDNKQLEDAKEELRAYLEGNSKLRDITDTDPEGIKELDIELKENAYALGLNLQEVMSQVRSGFFGVQAQRFQRGQDEIRVWVRYDKSNRSSISDLDDMRILTPTGQRVPFSEIATYSIARGDESISHLDGQREIRVEADLENPNESATDILLDVQRNFIPDLLAKYPALSVSYEGQNREAQKLSSSANKVFPVVLFLIFAVIAFTFRSYSQPVILLSMIPFSVIGVAWGHYIHGFPINVLSALGIIALIGIMVNDGLVLIGKFNSYLRAGMKFDDALYEAGKSRFRAIFLTSLTTIAGLAPLLLEKSRQAQFLKPMAISISYGIGIATVLTLLLLPLLLSSINTAKANIAWLKTGEKVEKEAVERVIKEQVQESKLKEKLDMATNGKVPVIPELKSRRNKKKQVETEETD, from the coding sequence ATGCGCAAAATCATTGGTTATTTCATACGGTTTGATGTCGCAGTAAATGTGTTCATCCTGGCATTTGTGGTATTTGGAATCGTGGGGGCTTTGCGAATGCGATCTTCTTTTTTTCCGCTCATTGATTCTCAGACGATAACTATAAGTGTCAACTACCCTGGCGCAGCACCTCTGGAGATAGAAGAAGGTGTGGTATTAAAAATTGAGGACAACCTCAAGGGTCTTGTAGGGATTGAAAGGGTGACTTCCACATCCAGGGAGAATGGGGGAAGTATTACCGTAGAAATCGATTCTGATGAAGATATCGATGTGATTCTTACCGAGGTTAAAAATGCAGTAGACCGCGTTCCGAACTTTCCCGGTGGGATGGAACCCCTGGTGGTGGCTAAACAGGAATCCATAAGACCGACGATCAGTTTTGCTGTAAATGGAAAGGGAATTTCTTTGGCCAATCTCAAACAGATAACGCGTAAGATTGAATACGATCTGAGGGCGATGGACGGTATTTCACAGATTGAGATCTCAGGTTATCCTGAAGAGGAAATAGAAATTGCCGTAAGAGAAAGCGATCTTCTCGCTTACAATCTCAGTTTTCAGGAAGTGGCACAGGCAGTTGGCAGAAGCAATATATTATCTACCGGAGGTGAGATTAAGACTGAGCAGGAAGATTACCTGATTAGGGCCAAAAACCGATCGTATTACGGGGATGAATTAAACAACCTTGTTGTTCGTTCCGATGCTTCGGGGAATATCATTCGACTTAGTGATGTTGCGGAAGTCAGGGATCGCTTCTCCGAAACGCCCAATGTATCCTATTTCAATGGCAACCTTTCTGTAAATGTTCAGGTAAGTAATACCAACAGCGAGGATCTTATTCCTACGGCGGAAAAAATAAACGCCTACATAGAGAATTACAACGCCACGCATAATAATGTTAAGTTAGACGTTGTTTCAGACGCTTCAATTTCTCTAAAGCAAAGGACGGCCTTACTTATAGAGAACGGTGCGATAGGGATACTTTTAGTCCTTATTTTTCTTTCGTTTTTCCTGAATACCCGACTCGCTTTCTGGGTGGCCTTTGGCCTGCCGATTTCGTTTCTCGGAATGTTCATTTTTGCAGGAATGTTTTCGGTTACGATCAACATCCTCTCCTTGTTTGGGATGATCATTGTCATAGGGATACTGGTAGATGATGGTATTGTGATCTCGGAAAACATATATCAACACTACGAAAAAGGAAAATCTCCGGTTCAGGCTGCTATAGACGGGACCATGGAAGTGATTCCACCGATTCTATCTGCGATTATTACAACTATCCTTGCCTTTTCTACCTTCCTGTTTTTAGATAGTCGGATTGGTGAGTTTTTTGGGGAGGTTTCTACCGTAGTGATTCTGACCTTGATCGTGTCATTATTTGAAGCCCTGATTATTCTCCCGGCTCATATTGCCCATTCCAAGGCCCTGGTACGCCAGAGTCCTGAGGAATTAGCAAACCAGAAAGGGATCGATAGATTCCTTACCAAACTCCGGACGTTCAACAAAGTGGGAGACAGGGTGATGAGTTATCTGCGGGATAAACTATACAGTCCGGCCTTACATTTTGTTCTTAATCACAGATTTATCAGCTTTTCGATTTTTACGAGCCTGCTGGTCATCACCGTAGCCTCTATTATGTCAGGTATTGTTAGGGTGACCATCTTTCCCAGTGTAGCCAGTGACAGGGTGAGTATAGATCTTCTCATGCCGGAAGGAACAAATCCGGAGATCACCGATGATATTATTTCCAGGGTGGAGGCCGCTGCCTGGAGGGTAAATGACGATTTTACGGCAAGGCAAACCGGCAATTTGCAAGTCGTTGAAAATATAATTAAACGAGTGGGCCCCGGTAATAATAAGGCTTCTCTCAGTGTAAATCTTCTGCCGGGTGAGGAACGCGATTTTCCCTCTCCAGAAATCACCAATGCCATTAGGGAAGAGGTTGGCGAAGTTTACGGGGTTGAGCGACTTACTTTTGGATCAGGAGGTAATTTTGGAGGAAGTCCGGTATCCATTGCTCTTTTAGGGAATGACAATAAACAACTGGAAGATGCCAAAGAAGAATTACGCGCCTACCTGGAGGGCAATTCAAAATTACGGGATATAACAGATACAGATCCGGAAGGCATCAAGGAACTGGATATAGAACTAAAGGAAAACGCCTACGCTTTAGGCCTGAACCTGCAGGAAGTTATGAGTCAGGTTAGGTCAGGATTTTTTGGAGTTCAGGCCCAGCGATTCCAAAGAGGGCAAGACGAGATCAGAGTGTGGGTGCGTTACGATAAATCGAACAGATCATCAATCTCAGACCTGGATGACATGAGGATACTCACCCCAACCGGGCAGCGGGTACCATTTTCTGAAATCGCCACGTATTCTATTGCCAGGGGTGACGAATCTATCAGTCATTTAGATGGACAACGAGAAATTAGGGTAGAGGCTGATCTGGAAAATCCAAACGAGAGTGCTACGGATATACTTTTGGATGTACAAAGAAATTTTATCCCTGATCTACTGGCTAAATATCCTGCCTTGTCCGTTTCCTATGAAGGACAGAACCGGGAGGCGCAAAAACTTTCCAGTTCTGCAAACAAGGTGTTTCCGGTGGTGCTATTCCTGATCTTCGCGGTGATCGCCTTCACCTTTCGTTCGTATAGTCAGCCAGTTATCCTCTTATCCATGATCCCGTTCAGTGTCATTGGGGTTGCCTGGGGCCATTATATTCACGGCTTCCCTATAAATGTACTTTCTGCCCTTGGGATAATTGCTTTGATAGGAATTATGGTGAATGACGGACTGGTCCTGATCGGTAAATTCAATTCGTATTTAAGGGCGGGAATGAAGTTTGATGATGCTTTGTACGAAGCGGGTAAATCGAGGTTCAGGGCAATATTTCTGACCTCTCTGACTACCATAGCCGGACTGGCTCCGCTCTTGCTGGAGAAAAGCAGGCAAGCACAGTTCCTGAAACCTATGGCAATATCTATCTCCTATGGAATAGGAATCGCCACGGTTCTTACCCTTTTATTATTGCCTTTACTTCTTTCTTCTATCAACACCGCCAAAGCCAATATTGCCTGGCTGAAAACAGGTGAAAAAGTAGAAAAGGAAGCTGTAGAGCGTGTAATTAAGGAGCAGGTTCAGGAATCAAAACTCAAAGAGAAACTAGACATGGCGACCAACGGTAAAGTACCGGTAATACCAGAGCTTAAATCGAGGCGAAATAAGAAAAAGCAGGTCGAAACAGAAGAAACAGATTAA